A window from Branchiostoma lanceolatum isolate klBraLanc5 chromosome 9, klBraLanc5.hap2, whole genome shotgun sequence encodes these proteins:
- the LOC136442464 gene encoding ATP-binding cassette sub-family F member 1-like, translating into MPRKKQNLDIVENVLNNDQKDDDIPEKKKGGRAKQKDKAKMNEDDSVPDRADVESGKGKGNKGKKGRDRRSSPSDSAGPQESAGKGGKKGRGKKGRNRSPSPGLEEELSQLRIEQGMEQGEEQAGQPTKKKEKKNRGKKKGKGKDSDSDDDMPLNKFSTLGVSDEEEEEEDEDDQPTATSGSAFSALMVDDSPDEEEEEEEEEEEKEKEIVKEEPKKEKKEEIVKEEPMKKEKKEDESKATVEEEPETSKTTGGGDTTQETQNNPTPSEPDPEKKSGKKDKKDKKKKKKDKFSWLDEDGGTDFLDNKPAEQEKTEDKKETKKKGKTESPPPEEEEEVYDMLGEEGLQQEAEEDKQEDLQKLSRKDRKKLMKKQQFEKKYEEMIERESADLGQFTLSQQQTTAKGAALENVQDIKIDNFSISAKGKVLFENAQLHITAGRRYGLVGPNGHGKTTVLRHISTRALAIPPNIDVLYCEQEVVADETSAVDAVLKSDTKRLELLELEKTLLAENEAGKEVSEQLKKLYDDLKAIGADSAEARARRILSGLGFTKEMQGRATKNFSGGWRMRVSLARALFLEPTLLLLDEPTNHLDLNAVIWLDNYLQRWKKTLLVVSHDQSFLDNVCTDIIHLDMCKLFYYRGNYTQFKKMYKQKARELMKEYEKQEKKIRELKASGRSKVQAEKKQKEILTRKQAKGKRRTDELEDSASSQTELLRRPKEYKVKFTFPSPPELNPPILGLHSVTFGYDNQPLLFKDVDFGIDMNSRVSIVGPNGVGKSTFLKLLAGQIPPLIGEQRKNHRLKVGFYNQHSADQLEVDISPTDYLQKHFNLQYQDARKTLGRFGLVSYAHTIPIRDLSGGQKSRVVFAELSCRAPDVIILDEPTNNLDIESIDALADAINEYEGGVIIVSHDERLIRETDCTLWVVEEKTINQIEGDFDDYRTEILQTLGEEIAHAEQM; encoded by the exons ATGCCTAGAAAAAAGCAGAACCTTGACATAGTTGAGAACGTGCTGAACAACGATCAGAAAGACGATGATATTCCGGAGAAGAAGAAAGGTGGGAGGGCGAAGCAGAAAGACAAGGCCAAAATGAACGAAGACGATTCCGTTCCGGATCGCGCTGATGTAGAATCCGGAAAGGGGAAAGGGAACAAAGGCAAGAAAGGACGAGATAGACGCTCAAGCCCATCAG ACTCAGCAGGCCCCCAGGAGTCGGCTGGTAAGGGAGGGAAGAAGGGGAGGGGGAAGAAGGGGCGTAACCGCAGCCCCAGCccaggactggaggaggagctgAGCCAGCTGAGGATAGAACAGGGCATGGAGCAGGGGGAGGAACAGGCAGGCCAG CCtacaaaaaagaaagagaaaaaaaatcgagGAAAGAAGAAAGGCAAAGGGAAGGACAGtgacagtgatgatgacatGCCCCTGAACAAGTTCTCAACCCTGGGTGTGAgcgatgaagaagaagaagaggaagatgaagatgacCAACCAACAGCAACGTCAG gatctgCTTTCTCTGCTCTTATGGTGGATGATTCTCCagatgaagaggaagaagaagaagaagaagaagaagaaaaagaaaaggaaattgtCAAAGAAGAACCCAAGAAGGAAAAGAAGGAGGAAATTGTCAAAGAAGAACCCATgaagaaggaaaagaaggaGGATGAGTCAAAAGCTACCGTAGAGGAAGAACCTGAGACTTCAAAGACCACAG GAGGTGGTGACACCACACAGGAAACACAAAACAACCCTACCCCTTCTGAACCTGATCCAGAAAAGAAATCAgggaaaaaagacaagaaagacaagaagaagaagaagaaagacaagTTTTCTTGGTTAGACGAGGACGGTGGAACAGATTTCCTAGACAACAAG CCTGCTGAACAAGAAAAAACAGAAGACAAGAAAGAAAccaagaagaaaggaaagacagaAAGCCCTCctcctgaagaagaagaagaggtgtACGACATGTTGGGGGAGGAGGGTCTGCAACAGGAGGCTGAAG aAGACAAACAGGAAGACCTCCAGAAGCTGAGCAGAAAAGATCGGAAAAAGTTGATGAAAAAA CAACAATTTGAAAAGAAGTATGAGGAGATGATAGAACGAGAGTCAGCTGACCTAGGTCAGTTCACCCTGTCACAACAGCAGACAACCGCCAAGGGAGCCGCTTTGGAGAACGTACAAGATATCAAG ATTGACAACTTCTCCATCTCAGCCAAGGGGAAGGTCCTTTTTGAAAATGCTCAGCTGCACATCACAGCAGGGAGGAGATATGGGCTGGTCGGTCCTAATGG CCATGGTAAGACCACCGTACTGAGACATATCTCCACGCGAGCCCTGGCCATCCCTCCCAACATCGACGTGCTGTACTGCGAACAGGAGGTGGTCGCTGACGAAACGTCCGCTGTCGACGCTGTTCTCAAATCCGACACTAAGAGACTGGAACTACTGGAACTG GAAAAGACACTGTTAGCCGAGAATGAAGCAGGAAAGGAAGTCAGCGAGCAATTGAAAAAG TTATATGATGACCTGAAAGCTATTGGTGCAGACTCAGCTGAAGCTAGAGCAAGAAGGATCCTCTCT GGTCTTGGCTTCACTAAGGAGATGCAGGGCAGGGCCACTAAGAACTTCTCCGGAGGCTGGAGAATGCGTGTGTCGCTGGCCAGGGCCCTGTTCCTGGAGCCAACCCTGCTGCTATTGGACGAACCTACAAACCATCTGGATCTCAACGCTGTCATCTGGCTAGACAA CTACCTACAGCGATGGAAAAAGACCCTCCTGGTGGTTTCTCACGACCAGAGCTTCCTGGACAACGTGTGTACTGACATCATCCATCTGG ACATGTGCAAGCTGTTTTACTATAGAGGGAACTACA CTCAATTCAAGAAAATGTACAAGCAGAAGGCAAGAGAACTGATGAAAGAGTATGAAAAACAG GAAAAGAAAATCCGGGAGTTGAAAGCTTCGGGGAGGAGCAAAGTACAAGCC GAGAAGAAGCAGAAAGAGATCCTGACCCGTAAGCAGGCCAAAGGAAAGCGGCGGACAGATGAGCTGGAGGACTCGGCCTCCAGTCAGACTGAACTGCTGAGGAGACCTAAGGAGTACAAAGTCAAGTTCACCTTCCCCAGCCCCCCGGAGCTTAACCCTCCCATCCTGGGACTACACT CCGTCACATTTGGCTATGACAACCAGCCCTTGTTGTTCAAAGATGTGGACTTTGGTATCGACATGAACTCTAGAG TGTCTATAGTCGGCCCAAATGGAGTAGGAAAAAGTACCTTCCTCAAACTACTGGCAGGACAGATACCTCCATTGATTGGGGAACAAAGGAAAAACCACAGACTG AAAGTAGGGTTCTACAACCAGCATTCAGCAGACCAGCTGGAGGTTGACATCAGCCCCACAGACTACCTACAGAAACACTTCAACCTACAGTACCAGGACGCCAGGAAAACCCTGGGCAGGTTCGGACTCGTCAGCTATGCCCACACTATCCCTATACGAGATCTCTCAG GTGGCCAGAAGTCCAGAGTGGTGTTTGCTGAACTTTCCTGTCGGGCACCAGATGTCATCATCCTG GATGAACCCACCAACAACCTTGACATCGAGTCCATCGATGCTCTGGCTGATGCCATCAATGAATATGAAGGAG GTGTTATCATAGTGAGTCACGACGAGCGACTGATCAGGGAAACAGACTGCACCCTGTGGGTGGTGGAAGAAAAGACCATTAACCAGATCGAGGGAGACTTTGACGACTACAGAACCGAGATTCTGCAGACTCTAGGAGAGGAGATCGCACACGCAGAACAGATGTAG
- the LOC136442104 gene encoding coiled-coil alpha-helical rod protein 1-like, protein MRTTGFYQNVNLKFRPCDRTFEAFSALEDKLQAGGSKLTSFSQRLNFAVGRLDMLQGLFARKEAMWRIKLEESTNQSKEEEEQPEQEHDGMLPSQLQEELDRVRRERDQLAAQMREDSQLLDQRMAANRHKFEGQLKEQQETIMQLHNLMEEKSQKCQSLGDQLSRLEDNIQEANQTIDGLKTQLAKQQIEAEKAVEDRGKEVQASLVEQLAEMERKVNDARREHTKAVVQLRQAERQAGREKERGQQQLHLQEQHYQRQLHKLQEQLREVDRDRNILMATLRQEGLIGQYKQHRAAAAKAVADTHPEGAENTTRTGTAGKQQPIEPLSSVVEDLRSLTATVLGEEGDTDSSED, encoded by the exons ATGAGAACAACTGGTTTCTATCAGAATGTTAACTTGAAGTTCCGTCCCTGTGACAGGACATTTGAGGCATTTTCAGCCCTGGAGGATAAGTTACAAGCTGGAGGCTCCAAACTGACCAGTTTTTCCCAGAGGCTGAACTTTGCTGTTGGAAGACTGGACATGCTACAAG GCTTGTTCGCCCGTAAAGAGGCCATGTGGAGGATAAAGCTAGaggaatcaaccaatcagagcaaagaagaggaagagcaGCCAGAACAAGAGCATGATGG GATGCTCCCTTCCCAGCTACAGGAGGAGCTGGACAGAGTGAGAAGGGAGAGAGATCAGCTGGCTGCTCAGATGAGAGAGGACTCACAGCTACTGGACCAGAGGATGGCAGCAAACAGGCACAAAT TTGAGGGTCAGCTGAAGGAACAACAGGAGACGATCATGCAGCTACACAACCTGATGGAGGAAAAGTCACAG AAATGCCAGTCCCTGGGTGATCAGCTGTCACGACTGGAAGACAACATCCAAGAGGCCAACCAGACTATTGATGGTCTGAAAACTCAACTGGCTAAACAACAGATAGAGGCTGAGAAAG CTGTTGAAGACAGAGGTAAGGAAGTCCAGGCTAGTCTGGTGGAACAACTGGCAGAGATGGAGAGGAAGGTCAATGATGCCAGGAGAGAACACACAAAAGCAG TTGTGCAGCTGCGTCAGGCGGAGCGCCAGGCTGGCAGGGAGAAGGAGCGTGGACAGCAGCAGCTGCACCTGCAGGAACAGCACTACCAGAGACAGCTGCACAAGCTGCAGGAACAGCTGCGGGAGGTCGACAGGGACAGGAACATTCTCATG GCCACTTTGAGACAAGAGGGCCTGATTGGTCAGTACAAGCAGCACAGGGCAGCAGCAGCTAAAGCTGTGGCAGACACACACCCAGAGGGAGCTGAAAACACCACTAGGACTGGTACTGCCGGCAAGCAGCAACCTATTG AACCCCTGAGCTCTGTTGTGGAGGATCTTCGCTCACTGACTGCAACTGTTCTGGGAGAGGAAGGGGACACAGACAGTAGTGAGGACTAA
- the LOC136441891 gene encoding coiled-coil alpha-helical rod protein 1-like encodes MAADLNPPEAFSIPKQPTQGARDAPQLVPPSHFETPPVEDSWTQVRKLTRDVLDLRTENQQLRQARTAVIPTGEEIRARVDLHKSGNEETTRHLQGIIDKQINDIVHLKAELTALKVEHSREVQVLQQQVSAKDRQVEDAAVQARRRLEDAQRKHQDELHKIKVTHEEELRGATSSLSSLQNQLEENRSDYEQRLAELEDQIYRSALEREELQEKVRTTADELQSSRSLVSQLKVHLEQMETERQAAEQWKQERGDKLQRIKDLELQVENLQSTEQLLNVRLASFTDILSIQEADITKSKSDGSDLNKRMNSLLTRWREKVYALMVQLMSQEIVHKKDIANYNQKIADLEDQLNSITSHSEVLSHMLADRTAELQMERTRVQTLQGEVTSAQNTAVSLQDKLDTQVAATGQLCDLTKR; translated from the exons ATGGCGGCTGATTTGAATCCTCCGGAGGCGTTCTCTATTCCAAAACAACCTACACAAG GAGCCAGGGATGCTCCCCAGCTTGTCCCACCGTCTCACTTTGAGACCCCTCCAGTAGAGGACTCATGGACACAAGTCAGGAAGTTAACCAGGGATGTGCTGGACCTCCGAACAGAAAACCAACAACTCAG ACAAGCCAGAACAGCTGTAATACCAACTGGAGAG GAAATCAGAGCCAGGGTTGATTTACACAAATCAGGAAATGAGGAAACCACAAGACACCTGCAAGGAATCatagacaaacagataaacgACATCG TCCACCTAAAGGCTGAGCTGACAGCGTTGAAGGTAGAACACAGTAGAGAGGTGCAGGTGCTGCAGCAGCAGGTGTCAGCTAAGGACAGACAGGTGGAGGATGCAGCTGTGCAGGCCAGGAGGAGACTGGAGGATGCACAGAGGAAACATCAAGATGag TTGCACAAGATCAAAGTAACCCATGAAGAAGAGCTCAGAGGAGCCACGTCATCACTGTCAAGTCTACAGAACCAGCTTGAGGAGAACAGGTCTGACTATGAGCAGAGGCTGGCTGAGTTAGAGGACCAGATATACAGGTCTGCCCTGGAGAGGGAAGAACTTCAGGAGAAAGTCAG GACCACAGCTGATGAGTTGCAGTCCTCCAGAAGCCTGGTGTCTCAGCTGAAGGTTCATCTTGAACAGATGGAGACAGAGAGGCAGGCTGCAGAACAGTGGAAACAGGAGAGGGGAGATAAACTGCAGAGGATAAAG GATCTGGAACTACAAGTTGAGAACTTACAATCTACTGAACAGTTGCTGAACGTGAGGCTAGCTTCCTTCACAGACATCCTCAGCATACAAGAGGCAGACATCACAAAG AGCAAGTCAGATGGCAGTGACTTGAACAAGAGAATGAACAGCCTGCTGACTCGGTGGAGAGAGAAGGTGTATGCCCTCATGGTACAGCTAATGTCACAGGAAATAGTGCACAAGAAAGACATTGCCAACTACAATCAAAAG ATTGCTGATCTAGAGGACCAGCTGAACAGCATCACCAGTCACAGCGAGGTGCTGTCCCACATGCTGGCAGACAGGACAGCCGAGCTGCAGATGGAGAGAACACGGGTACAGACCCTACAGGGGGAGGTCACCTCCGCCCAGAACACAGCGGTCAGCCTACAGGACAAACTGGACACACAGGTGGCTGCTACCGGTCAGCTGTGTGACCTCACCAAAAGGtga